In a genomic window of Quercus lobata isolate SW786 chromosome 4, ValleyOak3.0 Primary Assembly, whole genome shotgun sequence:
- the LOC115984380 gene encoding LOW QUALITY PROTEIN: pentatricopeptide repeat-containing protein At3g03580 (The sequence of the model RefSeq protein was modified relative to this genomic sequence to represent the inferred CDS: substituted 1 base at 1 genomic stop codon), translating to MGSDRKSKEKSSKKRSSYSSGSEDEGKGKRQRREEDEERKSRKSDRKEKKKEKESHKHSKRHSDKEKKSKDKHKSKHHKSDRHSTHQFQELSSDDYFSKNNEFSTWLKDEKNVFFSDLSSESSRELFSDFIKVWNSQKLESRYYEGIASGPRTSHHWKIKGXQEKLARCCRKLSPALNLRPPFSKTTSRLAFSRQTHFRATPISFPCIVEESTSHGIPFLSNHPNPEISSFAQKGFSDITQEIVGRAVHGLCVKGLVRLKVTHSNTLITMYSRFGHIERARNVFDKMCERNDASWNNMISGFVKVGLYHEAFGFFREMYGYGVKASGFSVASLVTACDRSDCMLREGLEVHGFVVKIGLICDVFVGTSLLNFYSTYGPVSLARKLFEELPDRNIVTWTSMIVGYLDNGDLEEAIGMYQRMRCEGICCNENTYAAVISSCGMLGDEMLSHQVLGHVVKSGLESNVSVDNALISMFGAFGRMEVASYVFDHMDEHDTISWNSIIAAHAHNGLCEESLRYFYWMRRINKEINSITVSTLLAACGTMDNLKWGRGIHGLVVKLGLESNACVCNTLINMYSGAGSSADAELVFQKMPYKDLISWNSMMARYVQDEKCLYALELFAEMIQMRKAMNHVTFTSALAACSGLEFLVVGKIVHALVVLAGLHDNLIIGNALVTMYGKSGMMIDAKKVFQKMSNRDEITWNALIGGYSENKEPNDTVESFKMMREDGVPPNYITIVNVLGACLILDNLQKHGMPIHAYIVQTGYEPDNYVQNSLITMYAKCGDLKSSNYIFDRLTYKNSITWNAVIAANSYAGCGEEALKLFAKMRCAGLDLDQFSFSLALSVTADLAILEEGQQLHCLATKLGFKSDHYVINPMMDMYGKCGEMDDVLKLLPLPINRSRLSWNILISAFARQGCFKEARETFHEMLELGLKPDHVTFVSLLSACSHGGLVDEGLAYFTSMTTEYGVPAGIEHCVCIIDLLGRSGKLAEAEIFIKQMPVPENDLVWRSLLAACKIHGNLELAKKAAGHLLELAPSDDSAYVLYSNVCATTGRWEDVENVRTQMGSNSIKKKPACSWVKLKDKVSSFGMGDQSHSQTEQIYAKLGELRKMIKEAGYVSDISYALQDTDEEQKEHNLWNHSERIALAFGLISTSEGSPLRIFKNLRVCGDCHSVYKFVSRIVGRKIILRDPYRFHLFSGGKCSCSDYW from the exons ATGGGAAGCGATAGGAAGTCCAAGGAGAAGAGCAGCAAGAAAAGAAGTTCATATTCTTCAGGCTCAGAAg ATGAGGGAAAAGGAAAGAGgcagagaagagaagaagatgaggagagGAAGAGCAGAAAGAGTGAtaggaaagagaagaagaaggagaaggaatCCCATAAGCACTCTAAACGCCATTCTGACAAAG AAAAGAAGTCAAAGGATAAGCACAAAAGTAAACATCACAAAAGTGATCGCCACTCG acACACCAGTTTCAAGAGCTGTCCAGTGATGACTATTTCTCTAAGAACAATGAGTTTTCTACCTGGTTGAAGGACGAGAAAAACGTGTTTTTCTCTGATCTTTCATCAGAGTCTTCACGTGAGTTGTTCTCGGACTTTATCAAGGTTTGGAATTCTCAAAAGCTTGAATCCCGTTACTATGAGGGCATTGCAAGTGGGCCACGGACATCCCATCACTGGAAAATCAAAGGATAGCAAGAAA AGCTGGCTAGGTGTTGCAGAAAACTCTCACCAGCTCTCAACCTCCGACCTCCATTCTCCAAAACCACTTCTCGACTCGCTTTTTCACGCCAAACCCACTTCAGGGCTACACCCATTTCCTTCCCATGCATCGTAGAAGAGTCCACAAGCCATGGCATCCCATTCCTCTCAAACCACCCGAACCCCGAGATCTCGAGCTTTGCTCAAAAGGGTTTCTCGGATATTACCCAAGAGATCGTTGGGAGAGCAGTGCATGGACTATGCGTAAAGGGTTTGGTGCGTTTGAAAGTCACCCATTCGAATACTTTGATAACTATGTACTCGAGGTTTGGTCACATTGAACGTGCTCGGAATGTGTTCGATAAAATGTGTGAGAGAAATGATGCTTCTTGGAATAACatgatttctgggtttgttaaGGTGGGTTTGTACCATGAAGCGTTTGGATTCTTTCGTGAAATGTATGGATATGGTGTGAAGGCAAGTGGGTTTTCAGTTGCTAGTTTGGTaacagcttgtgataggtcggatTGTATGTTACGTGAAGGGCTTGAAGTCCATGGTTTTGTTGTTAAGATTGGTTTAATATGtgatgtttttgttggtacttcacttttgaatttttatagCACTTATGGGCCTGTTTCTTTGGCTAGGAAGCTCTTTGAGGAGTTGCCTGACCGGAACATAGTCACTTGGACTTCAATGATTGTTGGGTACTTAGATAATGGAGATTTAGAGGAAGCAATAGGTATGTATCAGCGTATGAGATGTGAAGGAATATGTTGCAATGAAAACACTTATGCTGCAGTCATTAGTTCTTGTGGGATGCTTGGAGATGAAATGTTAAGTCATCAAGTTCTTGGACATGTTGTAAAATCAGGATTAGAGAGTAATGTTTCTGTGGACAATGCCCTCATATCAATGTTTGGTGCTTTTGGCCGAATGGAGGTAGCCAGTTATGTCTTTGATCACATGGATGAACATGACACGATCTCATGGAATTCAATAATTGCTGCACATGCACATAATGGGCTCTGTGAAGAATCATTaagatatttttattggatgcGTCGCATCAACAAGGAGATAAATTCTATTACAGTTTCAACTTTGTTAGCTGCCTGTGGGACTATGGATAATCTGAAGTGGGGCAGAGGAATTCATGGTCTAGTAGTGAAATTGGGACTTGAATCAAATGCTTGTGTATGCAATACCCTTATAAACATGTATTCTGGGGCAGGGAGTTCTGCAGATGCGGAGTTGGTGTTCCAGAAAATGCCATACAAGGATTTAATCTCATGGAACTCCATGATGGCAAGGTATGTACAGGATGAGAAGTGCCTGTATGCATTAGAACTTTTTGCCGAAATGATTCAGATGAGAAAAGCAATGAACCATGTAACTTTTACAAGTGCATTAGCTGCCTGTTCAGGCCTTGAATTTCTTGTTGTGGGCAAGATTGTCCATGCCCTTGTAGTTCTTGCAGGCTTACATGACAACTTGATCATTGGTAATGCCTTAGTTACCATGTATGGAAAATCAGGTATGATGATTGATGCAaaaaaagtatttcaaaaaatgtcaaacCGAGACGAAATAACATGGAATGCACTCATAGGTGGTTATTCTGAAAATAAAGAACCAAATGACACTGTAGAATCTTTTAAAATGATGAGAGAAGATGGTGTACCTCCAAACTACATTACAATTGTAAATGTTCTTGGTGCTTGCTTGATTCTTGATAATCTACAAAAACACGGGATGCCTATTCATGCATATATAGTTCAGACAGGATATGAACCAGATAATTACGTGCAGAATTCCCTTATCACAATGTATGCCAAGTGTGGCGATCTGAAATCaagtaattatatttttgatcGTTTAACTTATAAGAACTCTATCACGTGGAATGCTGTAATTGCTGCAAATTCTTATGCTGGCTGTGGAGAAGAGGCTCTAAAGCTTTTTGCAAAGATGAGATGTGCTGGTTTAGATTTGGATCAGTTTAGCTTCTCTTTAGCTCTTTCTGTTACTGCTGACTTAGCTATACTAGAGGAAGGCCAACAGCTTCATTGTTTGGCAACTAAACTTGGTTTCAAATCAGATCATTATGTTATAAATCCTATGATGGATATGTATGGAAAATGTGGGGAAATGGATGATGTGTTAAAACTACTTCCCCTACCAATTAATAGGTCACGACTATCCTGGAACATACTGATATCAGCTTTTGCAAGACAAGGGTGTTTCAAGGAGGCTAGGGAAACATTTCATGAAATGTTAGAGCTGGGTTTGAAACCTGACCATGTCACTTTTGTCTCACTTCTCTCTGCATGCAGTCATGGGGGTCTAGTGGATGAGGGTCTTGCGTACTTTACTTCGATGACTACAGAATATGGTGTTCCAGCAGGAATTGAGCATTGTGTATGCATAATTGATCTTCTTGGACGATCAGGAAAGCTTGCTGAAgctgaaatttttattaaacagATGCCAGTCCCAGAAAATGACCTCGTCTGGCGAAGCTTGCTGGCTGCATGTAAAATCCATGGGAATTTGGAGCTTGCAAAGAAGGCTGCAGGACATCTTCTGGAGTTAGCTCCATCAGATGACTCAGCTTATGTGCTTTATTCAAATGTCTGTGCAACTACTGGGAGATGGGAGGATGTAGAGAATGTCAGGACACAAATGGGATCTAATAGCATAAAGAAGAAACCTGCCTGCAGTTGGGTGAAGTTGAAAGATAAAGTGAGTTCATTTGGAATGGGAGACCAATCCCATTCGCAGACAGAACAGATATATGCCAAGTTGGGAGAGCTTAGAAAGATGATTAAAGAAGCAGGTTATGTTTCTGATATAAGCTATGCACTACAAGATACAGATGAAGAACAGAAGGAGCACAATCTTTGGAACCACAGTGAGAGAATTGCCCTTGCATTTGGCTTGATTAGTACTTCAGAAGGTTCACCTCTCAGGATTTTCAAGAATCTTCGTGTTTGTGGTGATTGCCATTCTGTTTACAAGTTTGTCAGTAGAATTGTTGGGCGGAAAATCATATTGAGGGATCCATACCGCTTTCACCTTTTCAGTGGTGGAAAGTGTTCTTGCTCTGACTATTGGTAA